Proteins encoded together in one Lathyrus oleraceus cultivar Zhongwan6 chromosome 5, CAAS_Psat_ZW6_1.0, whole genome shotgun sequence window:
- the LOC127085131 gene encoding 5-formyltetrahydrofolate cyclo-ligase, mitochondrial isoform X1 — protein sequence MMRHWYRRAATQGVVVSGQLWQPSGLLRMTTNCISSNRDELDAIFKQKRTLRTQLRKTLKAIDPSLRSQQDTAIQDIVLGAPWFKSSLRLCAYISCSALREVDTFKLLSHILQPQPNGGKKLYVPRVEDKNSHMRMLNISRLDDLVANSMDILEPAPVDADGNAREDVLQANDPVDILLLPGLAFDRSGRRLGRGGGYYDTFLKNYKDLAEARNWKQPLLVALSYSQQILDDGVIPVTSTDIPVDALVSPEGVIPISSAAFNSVRFQNGSLSWC from the exons ATGATGAGACATTGGTATAGAAGAGCAGCCACTCAAGGCGTAGTAGTGAGTGGACAGTTGTGGCAGCCGAGTGGTTTATTGAGGATGACGACTAACTGTATCAGCAGCAACCGTGATGAATTGGACGCCATTTTCAAACAGAAGCGAACTCTTCGTACTCAGCTCAGAAAAACCCTCAAGGCCATCGACCCCTCCCTCAGATCTCAACAAG ATACCGCTATTCAGGACATAGTTTTGGGAGCTCCGTGGTTCAAATCAAGCCTTAGATTATGCGCATACATAAGTTGCAGTGCTTTACGGGAAGTCGACACTTTCAAACTCTTGTCACACATTTTGCAACCTCAGCCCAATG GTGGTAAAAAACTATATGTACCGCGGGTGGAGGATAAAAACAGTCACATGCGTATGCTTAACATATCGCGTCTTGATGACCTTGTCGCAAACTCAATGGACATCTTAGAACCAGCTCCAGTTGATGCTGATGGAAATGCACGTGAAGACG TTTTGCAGGCAAATGACCCAGTTGATATTTTGCTCTTACCTG GATTGGCATTTGACAGATCTGGAAGACGTTTAGGCCGTGGTGGAGG TTATTATGATACCTTCCTGAAAAATTACAAGGACCTTGCAGAGGCACGCAATTGGAAGCAGCCCTTGCTTG TTGCACTTTCATATTCACAACAAATACTAGATGATGGAGTAATACCAGTTACTTCAACTGATATTCCAGTTGATGCTCTTGTATCTCCAGAGGGTGTAATTCCCATCAGTTCCGCTGCCTTCAACAG TGTAAGATTTCAGAATGGATCTCTGAGCTGGTGCTGA
- the LOC127085131 gene encoding 5-formyltetrahydrofolate cyclo-ligase, mitochondrial isoform X2, with protein sequence MMRHWYRRAATQGVVVSGQLWQPSGLLRMTTNCISSNRDELDAIFKQKRTLRTQLRKTLKAIDPSLRSQQDTAIQDIVLGAPWFKSSLRLCAYISCSALREVDTFKLLSHILQPQPNGGKKLYVPRVEDKNSHMRMLNISRLDDLVANSMDILEPAPVDADGNAREDVLQANDPVDILLLPGLAFDRSGRRLGRGGGYYDTFLKNYKDLAEARNWKQPLLVALSYSQQILDDGVIPVTSTDIPVDALVSPEGVIPISSAAFNRMDL encoded by the exons ATGATGAGACATTGGTATAGAAGAGCAGCCACTCAAGGCGTAGTAGTGAGTGGACAGTTGTGGCAGCCGAGTGGTTTATTGAGGATGACGACTAACTGTATCAGCAGCAACCGTGATGAATTGGACGCCATTTTCAAACAGAAGCGAACTCTTCGTACTCAGCTCAGAAAAACCCTCAAGGCCATCGACCCCTCCCTCAGATCTCAACAAG ATACCGCTATTCAGGACATAGTTTTGGGAGCTCCGTGGTTCAAATCAAGCCTTAGATTATGCGCATACATAAGTTGCAGTGCTTTACGGGAAGTCGACACTTTCAAACTCTTGTCACACATTTTGCAACCTCAGCCCAATG GTGGTAAAAAACTATATGTACCGCGGGTGGAGGATAAAAACAGTCACATGCGTATGCTTAACATATCGCGTCTTGATGACCTTGTCGCAAACTCAATGGACATCTTAGAACCAGCTCCAGTTGATGCTGATGGAAATGCACGTGAAGACG TTTTGCAGGCAAATGACCCAGTTGATATTTTGCTCTTACCTG GATTGGCATTTGACAGATCTGGAAGACGTTTAGGCCGTGGTGGAGG TTATTATGATACCTTCCTGAAAAATTACAAGGACCTTGCAGAGGCACGCAATTGGAAGCAGCCCTTGCTTG TTGCACTTTCATATTCACAACAAATACTAGATGATGGAGTAATACCAGTTACTTCAACTGATATTCCAGTTGATGCTCTTGTATCTCCAGAGGGTGTAATTCCCATCAGTTCCGCTGCCTTCAACAG AATGGATCTCTGA
- the LOC127085132 gene encoding uncharacterized protein LOC127085132 isoform X2: MKEKNRNMVAISLYRGNLHRTPDLPRRWLMPNPKISLKDFKSLLARRSKALSRSSNPNPNPLSSATNRKQLQLSNQPPELVDSNKPLHGSDFENHAFEKPSHAAATSIEKHTHPVIGNVDMHHDKDKRKKEVEAKLQVLNAKKHSLVLVLKQILNAEEDLKRRNSLQQQGVVMRGPSVPPKADGTNDTGSDTKYLALSILNLFFRPVACLLHQNPLLRGLLLYSRTWFQTLLGQVSRLLVVHHALLTQDSMGIHQTYLPRLCQELVTLHHPLLQPHLEVLLFIEMLGTQVHGNRTVFL; the protein is encoded by the exons atgaaagaaaaaaacAGAAATATGGTTGCCATTTCATTATACAGAGGGAATCTTCACCGAACACCAGATCTGCCTCGTCGATGGCTTATGCCAAACCCTAAAATCTCTCTCAAAGATTTCAAATCCCTTTTAGCTCGTCGTTCTAAGGCACTCTCTCGTTCTTCCAACCCTAACCCTAACCCTCTATCCTCCGCCACAAACCGTAAACAGCTTCAACTTTCTAATCAACCTCCAGAACTAGTTGATTCCAACAAACCGCTTCATGGATCCGATTTCGAGAATCATGCTTTCGAGAAACCATCTCACGCTGCTGCAACTTCCATCGAAAAACATACCCACCCT GTTATTGGAAATGTGGATATGCATCATGATAAAGACAAAAGGAAAAAAGAAGTTGAGGCCAAGCTACAAGTTTTGAATGCCAAGAAACATAGTCTGGTGTTAGTGTTGAAGCAG ATTTTAAATGCGGAGGAGGATTTAAAGAGACGGAACAGTTTGCAACAGCAAGGGGTTGTGATGCGCGGCCCTTCTGTTCCGCCTAAAGCTGATGGGACCAATGATACTGGGTCAGATACCAAGTATTTGGCTCTGAG CATTCTCAACTTGTTCTTCCGACCAGTAGCATGTCTCCTTCATCAGAATCCCCTCTTACGAGGACTCCTACTGTACAGCAGAACATG GTTTCAAACCCTGCTCGGGCAAGTTTCACGTCTGCTGGTAGTCCATCATGCTTTGCTCACTCAGGACAGCATGGGAATCCACCAAACCTACCTTCCGCGTCTGTGTCAGGAACTAGTTACATTGCATCATCCCCTTCTCCAGCCGCATCTGGAGGTACTTCTGTTTATAGAGATGCTGGGCACCCAAGTCCATGGAAATAGAACTGTTTTCTTGTAA
- the LOC127085132 gene encoding uncharacterized protein LOC127085132 isoform X1: MKEKNRNMVAISLYRGNLHRTPDLPRRWLMPNPKISLKDFKSLLARRSKALSRSSNPNPNPLSSATNRKQLQLSNQPPELVDSNKPLHGSDFENHAFEKPSHAAATSIEKHTHPVIGNVDMHHDKDKRKKEVEAKLQVLNAKKHSLVLVLKQILNAEEDLKRRNSLQQQGVVMRGPSVPPKADGTNDTGSDTKYLALRLGSDGNLGDLDGVEPDDFTNHNHNMQHSQLVLPTSSMSPSSESPLTRTPTVQQNMVSNPARASFTSAGSPSCFAHSGQHGNPPNLPSASVSGTSYIASSPSPAASGGTSVYRDAGHPSPWK; encoded by the exons atgaaagaaaaaaacAGAAATATGGTTGCCATTTCATTATACAGAGGGAATCTTCACCGAACACCAGATCTGCCTCGTCGATGGCTTATGCCAAACCCTAAAATCTCTCTCAAAGATTTCAAATCCCTTTTAGCTCGTCGTTCTAAGGCACTCTCTCGTTCTTCCAACCCTAACCCTAACCCTCTATCCTCCGCCACAAACCGTAAACAGCTTCAACTTTCTAATCAACCTCCAGAACTAGTTGATTCCAACAAACCGCTTCATGGATCCGATTTCGAGAATCATGCTTTCGAGAAACCATCTCACGCTGCTGCAACTTCCATCGAAAAACATACCCACCCT GTTATTGGAAATGTGGATATGCATCATGATAAAGACAAAAGGAAAAAAGAAGTTGAGGCCAAGCTACAAGTTTTGAATGCCAAGAAACATAGTCTGGTGTTAGTGTTGAAGCAG ATTTTAAATGCGGAGGAGGATTTAAAGAGACGGAACAGTTTGCAACAGCAAGGGGTTGTGATGCGCGGCCCTTCTGTTCCGCCTAAAGCTGATGGGACCAATGATACTGGGTCAGATACCAAGTATTTGGCTCTGAGGTTGGGCTCTGATGGAAATCTTGGTGACCTCGATGGTGTTGAACCTGATGATTTTACTAATCATAATCATAATATGCAGCATTCTCAACTTGTTCTTCCGACCAGTAGCATGTCTCCTTCATCAGAATCCCCTCTTACGAGGACTCCTACTGTACAGCAGAACATG GTTTCAAACCCTGCTCGGGCAAGTTTCACGTCTGCTGGTAGTCCATCATGCTTTGCTCACTCAGGACAGCATGGGAATCCACCAAACCTACCTTCCGCGTCTGTGTCAGGAACTAGTTACATTGCATCATCCCCTTCTCCAGCCGCATCTGGAGGTACTTCTGTTTATAGAGATGCTGGGCACCCAAGTCCATGGAAATAG